The following are encoded together in the Astyanax mexicanus isolate ESR-SI-001 chromosome 8, AstMex3_surface, whole genome shotgun sequence genome:
- the apoda.2 gene encoding apolipoprotein Da, duplicate 2, translated as MMKAVQVLSLTLLSVLAVSAMTFHSGRCPTPPVQQSFDPTRYMGRWYEIQKIPNAFQLGECAQATYTLKDGVVLVLNEELLADGTVSRIEGTAKAKDPSEPAKLEVSFFEGVPPGNYWVLSTDYDNYTLVYGCTNYLNLFHVEFAWILSRGRSLPKETLVELQDILISNGIKIDTLTSTDQELKRCSAMPQ; from the exons ATGATGAAGGCTGTGCAGGTGTTGTCTCTGACACTGCTGTCCGTGCTAGCGGTCAGTGCCATGACCTTTCATTCAGGCCGCTGCCCCACTCCTCCTGTCCAGCAGAGCTTCGACCCCACCCGT TATATGGGAAGGTGGTATGAGATCCAGAAAATACCCAACGCCTTCCAGCTTGGTGAATGTGCTCAGGCTACGTACACCCTGAAGGATGGAGTCGTACTAGTGCTGAACGAGGAGCTCCT TGCTGATGGAACAGTCAGCAGAATTGAAGGAACAGCTAAAGCCAAAGATCCATCTGAACCAGCCAAGCTGGAGGTCAGCTTCTTTGAAG GAGTTCCTCCTGGTAATTACTGGGTTTTATCCACCGACTACGATAATTACACGCTGGTTTACGGCTGCACCAACTACCTGAACCTCTTTCATGTGGAGTTTGCCTGGATCTTGAGTCGTGGCCGATCCCTCCCGAAGGAAACTCTAGTTGAGCTGCAGGACATTCTGATCTCCAACGGCATCAAGATCGACACACTGACCTCCACTGACCAGGAGCTGAAGCGCTGCAGTGCCATGCCACAGTGA